One segment of Dehalococcoidia bacterium DNA contains the following:
- a CDS encoding DUF3644 domain-containing protein produces MGVARGHSQVRMLLDKAREAALQAVAAYNNPLASFKSGSYVVLMHVAWTALLLAVFHKQGIKPYYRKPGSNRFERIDGRRKVWDLRECVRRYWGGEDDAVAQNLRFFIGLRNLIEHAEVPCIDLEIFGECQALLFNFEEFMEREFGSSHGLNESLAISLQFSKMRGPAAQEALRRLLRPVPQEIKDYIEQFRSGLSGDILGDMAYSYKVFLLPMVGNHRSRDALAVEFVPYDPNDPEQYNKVVTLIKQKLVPSLNVGYLKPKEVCERVAAAIGKPFSRSYHHPRAWRRWKVRPETGAAEPAATDSRYCIYDNVHKDYVYTEEWVRFLITELLKPGVYEEMLVAAGL; encoded by the coding sequence ATGGGCGTGGCCAGAGGGCATTCACAAGTGAGGATGCTCCTTGATAAGGCGAGGGAAGCCGCGCTCCAGGCCGTCGCCGCCTACAACAACCCTCTGGCCTCCTTCAAGTCTGGCTCCTACGTCGTCCTCATGCACGTCGCCTGGACCGCGCTTCTCTTGGCGGTATTTCATAAGCAGGGCATCAAACCGTACTACAGAAAGCCAGGCTCGAATCGCTTCGAGCGAATCGACGGCCGACGGAAAGTCTGGGACCTGCGCGAGTGCGTGCGCCGCTACTGGGGCGGCGAGGACGATGCAGTAGCCCAGAACCTGCGGTTCTTCATCGGCCTGCGCAACCTGATCGAACATGCCGAGGTTCCTTGTATCGACCTGGAGATCTTCGGAGAGTGTCAGGCCCTCCTGTTCAACTTTGAGGAGTTTATGGAGCGGGAGTTCGGGAGCAGCCATGGCCTCAACGAGAGCCTCGCGATCTCACTTCAGTTCTCAAAGATGCGAGGCCCGGCGGCTCAAGAGGCCCTTCGTCGCCTTCTTCGGCCGGTGCCGCAGGAGATCAAGGATTACATCGAGCAGTTCCGAAGTGGCCTAAGCGGCGACATCCTGGGCGACATGGCGTACAGCTACAAGGTCTTCTTGCTCCCGATGGTCGGCAACCATCGCTCCAGGGATGCCCTCGCCGTCGAATTCGTTCCATACGACCCCAATGACCCGGAGCAATACAACAAAGTTGTCACGCTGATCAAGCAGAAGCTGGTTCCCTCCCTCAACGTGGGCTATCTCAAGCCGAAGGAGGTGTGCGAGAGGGTTGCGGCGGCCATCGGCAAGCCGTTTAGCCGATCCTACCATCACCCCCGCGCGTGGCGCCGCTGGAAGGTGCGTCCCGAGACAGGCGCGGCCGAGCCGGCTGCTACAGACTCGCGCTATTGCATCTACGACAATGTTCACAAGGACTACGTATACACAGAAGAATGGGTGCGATTCCTGATCACGGAATTGCTGAAGCCGGGTGTGTACGAAGAAATGTTGGTGGCGGCTGGCCTTTGA
- the cobO gene encoding cob(I)yrinic acid a,c-diamide adenosyltransferase, with translation MPVKKRKPLVIVYTGNGKGKTTAALGAIFRAFGRGWRCIMLSFIKSETSNYGEERAARKLGIEMIPLGAGFTWLSKDIEKDKALARRCWEVCKEKIESGQYDLVVLDEMTYPLNYGWLDLDEVINVLRSRPPDLHVIITGRDAPQALVDFADLVTEMREVKHPFQQGIKAQTGIDF, from the coding sequence ATGCCCGTAAAGAAACGTAAGCCGCTCGTCATCGTCTACACAGGTAACGGCAAGGGAAAGACCACCGCCGCGCTCGGCGCCATCTTTCGCGCCTTCGGCCGCGGCTGGCGCTGCATAATGCTCTCTTTCATCAAGAGCGAGACCTCGAACTACGGCGAGGAGCGGGCCGCCCGGAAGCTGGGCATCGAGATGATCCCGCTGGGCGCGGGCTTCACCTGGCTCTCGAAGGACATCGAGAAGGACAAGGCTCTCGCCCGCCGCTGCTGGGAGGTATGCAAGGAGAAGATCGAGTCCGGCCAGTACGACCTGGTGGTACTGGACGAGATGACCTATCCCCTCAACTACGGCTGGCTCGACCTGGACGAAGTCATCAACGTGCTAAGGTCGCGCCCCCCGGACCTGCACGTGATCATCACCGGCCGCGACGCCCCTCAGGCGCTGGTCGACTTCGCTGACCTCGTCACCGAGATGCGAGAGGTCAAGCACCCGTTCCAGCAGGGCATCAAGGCCCAGACTGGAATCGATTTCTGA
- a CDS encoding enoyl-CoA hydratase-related protein: MSFERILYAKEGRIAYITINRPEKLNAIDPLTSAELLEAFTDFKEDDGVWVAILTGAGDRAFSTGNDLVATAMRAQGQGDTRPVRPAPFGGITRGFECWKPIIAAINGYCLAGGLEIALSCDIRIASENASFGLPEPTRGIIPGAGGTQRLPRAVPMAIAMKLLMTGGRIDAETALRAGLVSDVVPQDQLMAKAREIADEICSCGPLAVRAIKEAVMRGREMSLEEGLALEAEKSREISRTEDAREGPLAFAQKRKPEYKGR; encoded by the coding sequence ATGAGCTTCGAGCGGATCCTATACGCCAAGGAAGGCCGCATCGCCTATATCACCATTAACCGCCCCGAGAAGCTAAACGCAATTGACCCTCTGACCAGCGCCGAGCTTCTGGAAGCCTTCACCGACTTCAAGGAAGACGACGGCGTCTGGGTCGCGATCCTTACCGGCGCGGGCGACCGCGCCTTCTCCACCGGCAATGACCTGGTGGCAACTGCCATGAGGGCCCAGGGCCAGGGCGATACCCGCCCTGTGCGCCCCGCCCCGTTCGGCGGCATCACCCGGGGCTTCGAGTGCTGGAAGCCGATAATAGCCGCGATAAACGGCTACTGCCTCGCGGGCGGACTGGAGATCGCCCTCTCCTGTGACATCCGTATCGCCTCCGAGAACGCCTCGTTCGGCCTGCCCGAGCCTACCCGCGGCATCATCCCGGGCGCCGGTGGCACCCAGCGTCTTCCGCGCGCCGTCCCGATGGCCATCGCCATGAAGCTCCTGATGACCGGCGGCCGCATCGACGCCGAGACAGCCCTGCGCGCCGGCCTGGTCAGCGACGTGGTCCCCCAGGACCAGCTGATGGCCAAGGCGCGCGAGATCGCCGACGAGATCTGCAGCTGCGGCCCGCTCGCGGTCCGCGCCATCAAGGAGGCCGTGATGCGCGGCCGCGAGATGTCCCTGGAGGAAGGCCTGGCCCTGGAAGCGGAGAAGTCGCGCGAGATCAGCCGCACCGAGGACGCGCGCGAAGGGCCGCTCGCCTTCGCCCAGAAGCGCAAACCCGAGTACAAGGGTCGCTAA
- a CDS encoding pitrilysin family protein, which yields MIPALPSAAYRKSVLPNGLRVLTSAMPHTYSVAISVYVGAGSRYETAPESGVSHFVEHMLFKGTSTRPSPQLISEAIDSVGGVLNAATDREFTVYYAKVARRHLDLALDVLVDLVRRPLFDPEELEKERKVVLEELASVADSPGQQVDLLLDELLWPEQPLGWDVAGSKESIEGLTREMTLDYMGRQYLPSNMVVSIAGNVDHDEVTDLVASKFAGASAGAPGAWFPARNGQDAPRCSVLYKRTEQSHIAMAVRGLPLEHPDRYAIDLLSVLFGEGMSSRLFVELRERRGLCYDVHAYVSHFLDAGSFGVYAAVDPSRGRDAVAALVSELIKLRDGIPEEELHKAKELSKGRLLLRMEDTRAVSAWLGSQEMLTRHVLTPEEVVARIDAVAPEDISRVVDTILVRNHLNLAIVGPHKSEKRFLSLLDL from the coding sequence ATGATCCCAGCTCTCCCTTCCGCCGCATACCGCAAGTCAGTGTTGCCCAATGGCCTGAGGGTCCTCACCTCGGCCATGCCTCACACCTACAGCGTGGCGATCAGCGTCTACGTCGGCGCGGGGTCGCGCTACGAGACGGCCCCCGAGTCCGGTGTCTCCCACTTCGTGGAACACATGCTCTTCAAGGGGACAAGCACTCGCCCCAGCCCCCAGCTCATCTCCGAAGCCATCGACAGCGTCGGGGGCGTGCTCAACGCCGCCACCGACCGCGAGTTCACCGTGTACTACGCGAAGGTCGCCCGTCGTCACCTTGACCTCGCCCTCGATGTGCTGGTCGACCTCGTGCGCCGGCCGCTGTTCGACCCCGAGGAGTTGGAGAAGGAACGCAAAGTCGTGCTGGAGGAGTTGGCGTCCGTAGCCGACTCACCCGGCCAGCAGGTCGACCTCCTCCTGGACGAGCTCCTCTGGCCGGAGCAGCCACTCGGCTGGGATGTCGCCGGCTCAAAGGAGTCCATCGAGGGCCTCACGCGGGAGATGACGCTGGACTACATGGGCCGTCAGTACTTGCCCAGCAACATGGTCGTCTCGATCGCGGGCAACGTCGACCACGACGAGGTCACGGACCTCGTGGCGTCGAAGTTCGCGGGCGCCTCCGCCGGTGCCCCTGGCGCCTGGTTCCCGGCCAGGAACGGACAGGACGCGCCGCGCTGCAGCGTCCTCTACAAGCGCACGGAACAGTCGCACATCGCGATGGCCGTCCGCGGCCTGCCTCTCGAGCACCCTGACCGCTACGCCATCGACCTTCTCTCCGTGCTTTTCGGCGAAGGTATGAGCAGCCGCCTCTTCGTCGAGCTCAGGGAGCGCCGGGGCCTCTGTTACGACGTCCACGCCTATGTCTCGCACTTCCTGGACGCCGGCTCCTTCGGCGTCTACGCCGCCGTCGACCCTTCCCGCGGCCGGGACGCCGTCGCCGCCCTCGTGTCCGAGCTGATCAAGCTGCGCGACGGCATCCCGGAAGAGGAGCTTCACAAGGCTAAAGAGCTGTCCAAGGGCCGCCTCCTACTGCGAATGGAGGATACCCGCGCCGTCTCCGCCTGGCTCGGCAGTCAGGAGATGCTCACCCGCCACGTGCTCACACCCGAGGAGGTCGTCGCGCGCATCGATGCCGTCGCGCCCGAGGACATCTCCCGTGTCGTCGACACGATCCTCGTGCGCAACCACCTCAACCTCGCCATCGTCGGCCCCCACAAGTCCGAAAAGCGCTTTCTTTCGCTCCTCGACCTGTAG
- a CDS encoding MarR family transcriptional regulator: MPIDKEAVQKETTPLMTLVDAANVAQRGLEKRLSHLQLSVAQERILTLVYFAREPLTPSMLAALLLQETHSVSGLLNRLEDRDLITRTRDRQDRRVVWVGLTDKGKKVAEEAIQITLDMAREYRSLLQGPGADKLLESIRQVRDLGFRLAGVKEEVRREAMKRVWD, translated from the coding sequence GTGCCAATTGACAAGGAAGCAGTCCAAAAGGAAACCACCCCGCTGATGACCCTGGTGGATGCCGCCAATGTGGCCCAGAGGGGCCTGGAGAAGCGCCTGTCCCACCTTCAGCTGAGCGTTGCCCAGGAGCGCATCCTTACCCTGGTCTACTTCGCCAGAGAGCCGCTGACGCCCTCCATGCTGGCCGCACTCCTCCTGCAGGAGACGCACAGTGTCAGCGGCCTCCTGAACCGCCTTGAGGACCGAGACCTGATCACGCGCACGCGCGACCGCCAGGACCGCCGCGTGGTCTGGGTGGGGCTTACGGACAAGGGCAAGAAGGTGGCCGAAGAGGCTATCCAGATCACCCTGGACATGGCCAGGGAGTACAGGTCGCTCCTGCAGGGCCCGGGCGCTGACAAGCTGCTCGAGAGCATCCGCCAGGTGCGCGACCTCGGCTTCCGGCTCGCCGGCGTCAAGGAAGAGGTCCGCCGCGAAGCCATGAAGCGGGTCTGGGACTAA